From the Oncorhynchus keta strain PuntledgeMale-10-30-2019 chromosome 13, Oket_V2, whole genome shotgun sequence genome, the window TTCTCAGTCTATGTTCAGCAGGATGCAGATGAGGTATTCCTCTCCATTCTAAACCTTATCCAACAACAGATGAGTGACAAGGCCTTGGTATGTACTACTTAAATTGACATAATATTAGATCAACTAAAAAATAACAACAGAGACATCCAGCAAAAAGCATGTTGGAGATGATACGATAGGAagtttctctgtctgtgttctccaTCCCCAGGCTCAGGAGATTCAGTCTCTGTACAAGGTTACCATGGAGACATACCTTCAGTGTCTAGAATGTAAACACATCGAAACTGGGACCAGCTTTCTACTCAGCCTCCCCATGCACATAAGGGAGAGCCATGACTCCCTGGTGAGGGTTCCCTCAAACTTGGCTTGAGTTTTCTCTTATATTGGGATTCTATTCAATGTACTTAGCCGTGAATGTTACATTGTCCTTTCTTGATAGCTGTCAAAGGGAGGATGTGGTTTGTTTAAAATTAAAATGGAGTCTCTGTGTCTTTCCTATTCTGTGGTCTTCCAGGAGGACTGCATACAGTTCTTCTTCGAGCGTCAGGAGCTATGGGATGGAGATAAGTGCTACTGTGAAAGGTGTGGAGAAAAGAAGCCATCCCAACAGGTCAGCTCTTTATAACTGAAAGGATGTTCCATTGTAGAGACTGTTGTGATTTGCCTGTTAACTGAATTACTCCATTTTGTTCTTTCTTATGTAGGGCTTCAAACTCATCTCCCTGCCCCTTGTCTTGTGTCTTCACCTGAAGAGATTCCGTAATTCCCATGGTTACACCAGGAAACTACACTGCAAAGTCACCTTCCCAGAAACCCtgaacatttctgagatcttgACAGCAGAGGCACTGTCAGAACGTTATGTACAGGTAGATAGGCATATGTTTACCATATTTGTTTGAGGTATGCTAATAATATACTACATTATGCTCACAAACAAATTACACATGGACCTacaaacacaattacatttttttcacAACATAATTGGAGGGAAATAGTACAGCTTTACTGACAgacatcaaattgtatttgtttgtTCTTTCAGAGTGACAGCCAGTACAGTTTGTGTGCAGTCATAGTGCACTCCGGCATTGCCATGTTTGGACACTACACAGCATACGTTCGTCACAAGAACCAAAGCTGGTACTACGCGAATGATAGTTCTGTACGGCAGGTAAGAGAAAATGAGTGGAAGAATGTTTACAGCAAGTTTGTATTATGCATATACCTTTCTTTGGTATCATTAAAAGTAACAACATTTGCACAAACACAGGTTTGCTGGAAGGAAGTACAGAACACCTATGGAGGAAGTCAAAGGTAAGGTTTTAACACACAATTGCTTCTCTTTAGAATGGCGACATCTCTCAGTAATATACACGATCAATTCTGGGGGCGGCATCAGTTGACAGGTGTCTTATCCTATGTTAACAGAGAAGACACAGCATATATGCTGCTCTACAGACAAACCCCAGAGGGAAAGCAACAGGAGTGGTCCTCAGGCTGACGGAGCTAAATGGATAAAGAGTGGAGACTGGAGACCTTAGGAATCAAGGAGCAAACACAAGGTGCACTCACTGCAGGGTGAACTACCTAGTGGAGGGGTTGTTGTCTTCATGTAGCATTGGGGATGTCATTTATCTTGGTAATTGTCACTTTAAAATTATGGGTAATGGGTCATTGTTTATGTGCAATTATATGGATTTGTTTAAGTATATTTGGTGTGGGGTGTATATGTTTAGAGGTCTTGTTTATGCTGGATACTTTGGACAATCATAGGGCATTACTGAGTTTAGCCAGTAGGTGGCGGCAAAGACCCTTCACCCTGTCATTAGTACAGTCATCTTGTAAGCTTCAGAGACCACACGTTCTGAAACCACGATAAGACGGGTGGTTTGAAGAGTGTGCTGAGTTGAGGTATTCTGGGGGAAAAACCTGAAAAAGGCCATTGACTCATTGGTGATAATATTTGCCTGACATGGAAATATGTGACTCACCTTGTTTCAGAACAATTGGTTTAGACAGTAGTTACCGGTACTCTGTTCTGTTTCAATTTCACTACCAATATAATGCTGTCAACAGAGAAATAAACTGTAATTTTCCCAGGCAACACCTGAAAATGTTTTGCGTCTTTTTACAGTTACTGAAGTGAGCTCTGCAAGACCTAAAACACCCACCTTATGTGCCACAGGCTCTCTCAATACTCGTACTTAAATGTGGTTTGGAATGACATGCATTGAAATGTTATGTTCTTCTGTCGTCTTCTCTATTCTGTTATTTTCTGTTCTTCTATATTATTTTTCTTCTATTGGCCCTTTGCCAATAATCTTTCTCTCAGAGAAGGAGAATGAGGGGCAGATAGAATATCTCCAATCCACCTATTCCTACTCAACATACTTCACAGTACATACTTTAGAGTACATGTAAAACTTGGTAAAGGCCGTCGGTCTGGGGAATCTCACACATAGTTAATAAAAAATTGTTCCCACTACCTTAGCCAAGACACTGAGGACCAGTTGGAAATTGTGCCCGTGTGCTCGCAGCCTGCCTCGCACTGACAGAATGGAAGACATCTGCACAGTGCCACTGGTAGTAGCCTACATGGGCATCTCCCACCCACAGTCAACGGACAGTAGCAGAGTAATGCATTCAGTGTGTACAGTGGTGATGTACATggggcggcaggatagcctagtggttagagtgttggactagttgaaaaaaggttgcgagttcaaacccctgagctgacaaggtacaaatctgtcgttctgcccctgaacaggcagttaacccactgttcccaggccgtcattgaaaataagaatgcgttcttaactgacttgcctggttaaataaagattaaattaaattaaaatgtacAGTGCTTTTTCTGGCATGTCACTTCCTTTTAGATGTTGCATTTCTAGAGTTGACGCTTGAGTCTACTCTCGACCCTAAATAACCGTGACAGTTTTGTATCTGCGTCTTAAACCTCACTCTTGATTGGCAGATATATATTTTTGGGCTGCCCCCTATAAATGCTGCTCTGTTTTTTAATAAAATGTCATTTGTCACTTGCTTCGTGAACAACGGGTGTAGGTAGACAAGCAGTGAGATTCTTACTTACTTTCCaacaatagaaaaataataacacgagGAATGAACAGAAAAATAGGACGCAGGTGTGTTTGCATCTGGAGATATTTGACCTTGTTAGTTCAAATAACAGTTTTGAATTTCAGTACAACAATGACATAGAACAATGCGTCCAAAATAATGCTGAGCTTGGAGTAAGATGACAGACCTCTTTCTCTATTtatgtctctttctcttctgttATAGTTGTAAATTAATTATTGATGTCCAGTTACAATGAGGTCAACACGAACCAGGTGTTATTGCATGAATTATATAACCACAAGATGGCTGGCGTGTGCCACAATTTTCACTCGGGGAGAACACCTGCCGTGACACACCCCTCCATAGCACATCATGTGGCTCCAGTGTACACTTAACTTACCTTAACACAAGCGACACATTAGCTCCTATTCATACGTGTGGCACACGCTACATGTCTGAACCACCATTGTTGAGCCTCCCAGTCTGTCGTCTGTCCTTTGTACTGTCATTACCCACCTGGACAGTGGACACCTTATGGGAGGCACCTTATGAACCGTTCTTGTATTTGGAAGGTTTTCAGTCGGTCTGGAGGGTATTGGTTACTGTATTGTGTT encodes:
- the LOC118392455 gene encoding ubl carboxyl-terminal hydrolase 18-like, yielding MSRRMFSMCGRRWSLPIGSRSQGLRGLRNYGLSCCVNALLQSFSATWELVDLLEGWNPVDKESVPLYLRKALLAMQSDQSQPAPHRDFLHCLDRNDICFYVQQDADEVFLSILNLIQQQMSDKALAQEIQSLYKVTMETYLQCLECKHIETGTSFLLSLPMHIRESHDSLEDCIQFFFERQELWDGDKCYCERCGEKKPSQQGFKLISLPLVLCLHLKRFRNSHGYTRKLHCKVTFPETLNISEILTAEALSERYVQSDSQYSLCAVIVHSGIAMFGHYTAYVRHKNQSWYYANDSSVRQVCWKEVQNTYGGSQREDTAYMLLYRQTPEGKQQEWSSG